One part of the Stegostoma tigrinum isolate sSteTig4 chromosome 14, sSteTig4.hap1, whole genome shotgun sequence genome encodes these proteins:
- the LOC125458005 gene encoding uncharacterized protein LOC125458005 isoform X1: MDCTKVNVFSLILATVVLTVLFLPDMLEANVLRQLFKRDVEEQKVTVEPKEATNFLSKLIRSKRHTKKSQQHPDFWNAYQHFIDIGFNEGVHEMDKVYLQYLQDRSRDQSRHAYQAYLQRLREEDCDTTKDPDCQPTVPHKQAAYTQKQCDPHRDPYCRTEAYSCDPQKDPYCRTAAYSCDPHKDPYCRTAAYSCDPQKDPYCRTAAYSCDPQKDPYCRATAYSCNPQKDPYCRAEAYSCDPQKDPYCRATAYSCNPQKDPYCRAEAYSCDPQKDPYCRTEKYPCDPQKDPYCRAEAYSCDPQKDPYCRTEKYPCDPQKDPYCRTEAYPCDPQKDPYCGTAAGYSCDPQKDPYCRAEAYPCDPQKDPYCRTEKYPCDPYKDPDCRYQVQSCDPYKDRNCSPDSYYKHSSSAYACDPRTDAKCNQQPYTYAQYAELVNQYCNPYDPNNPHCQVLVAYLKQSCDPYSDPNCFPRTKKEVHSTYSACDTAKDPYCRSTLAAYKNPYDCDPYYDHNCQLAYHPKDEPAPDSECDPRYDPYCRSDRSVHGGRSEFKCDPYRDPNCRRNVKSLDQAIPDRDCDPEYDRSCRRPQSMYKGKTKEGYDCDLYYHPDCYPVHESQTDDNCDPYDPSCHRNEAHNPVPENDRNCDPEHDPYCYRRRATNNCDPYTDPECYSRYLAREQERTRLENCDPYTDSECYSRYLARQQERSSSENCDPYTDPECYSRYRAREQERTSSEDCDPYTDPECYSRYRAREQERTPSEDCDPHTDPECYSRYQAREQDRTPSEPCDPYTDPECYSRYRAREQDRTPSEPCDPYTDPECYSRYQAREQDRTPSEACDPYTDPECYSRYRAREQERTPSEDCDPHTDPECYSRYRAREQERTSSEDCDPHTDPECYSRYRAREQERTPSEDCDPHTDPECYSRYLAREQRRTLSEDCDPHTDPECYSRYLAREQERTRSENCDPHIDPECYSRYRAREQQRTPSEVCDPYADPECYSRYRAREQERTPSEDCDPHTDAECYSRYLAREQHRTLSENCDPHTEPECYSRYLAREQERTRLENCDPHTDPECYSRYRAREQERTPSEDCDPYTDPECYSRYRAREQERTPSENCDPYTDPECYSRYRAREQESTASENCDPHTDPECYSRYQAGERERTPSENCDPYTDPECYSQYRAREQEGTASEDCDPYTNPECYSRYQAREQQRTTSENCDLYTDPECYYSQYRARQQERTATENCDPNVDPYCDRSQSQINEQVQNRGATEDCDPRYDSNCQKQLEFECNPDNDPNCGNEFSQINEQTHAKVCDPYDPYCSGMSTDSRQSEHSCNPDYDPDCHTAQSHDDDKKHKEDCDPYYDSDCRNENEEMYEPDSDCDFECRMQQFAVTDRDVDFRDTSRYEIICDPDLESPCPYENDINDVTTSYDQYHMYNPYSAGYEEQYQSDQEIHHIPKTEDDSQGNPKVSEEDN, from the exons ttgaggaacagaaagttactGTGGAGCCCAAAGAAGCAACAAACTTCTTGAGCAAATTGATACGCTCTAAACGACACACAAAAAAGTCTCAACAACACCCTGATTTCTGGAATGCATACCAGCATTTTATTGATATTGGATTTAATGAAGGA GTGCATGAAATGGACAAGGTTTATCTACAATATCTTCAGGACAGGAGCAGAGATCAGTCCCGTCATGCATATCAAGCATATCTGCAGCGTTTGCGAGAAGAGGACTGTGACACAACAAAAGATCCAGATTGTCAGCCAACTGTTCCCCACAAACAAGCAGCATATACTCAGAAGCAGTGTGACCCACACAGAGACCCATACTGCAGAACTGAAGCATATTCCTGTGATCCACAGAAAGATCCATACTGCAGGACAGCTGCATATTCCTGTGATCCACACAAAGATCCATACTGCAGGACAGCTGCATATTCCTGTGATCCACAGAAAGATCCATACTGCAGGACAGCTGCATATTCCTGTGATCCACAGAAAGATCCATACTGCAGAGCAACTGCATATTCCTGTAATCCACAGAAAGACCCTTATTGCCGAGCAGAAGCATATTCCTGTGATCCACAGAAAGATCCATATTGCAGAGCAACTGCATATTCCTGTAATCCACAAAAAGACCCTTATTGCAGAGCAGAAGCATATTCCTGTGATCCACAAAAAGATCCATATTGTAGAACTGAAAAGTACCCCTGTGATCCGCAGAAAGACCCTTATTGCAGAGCAGAAGCATATTCCTGTGATCCACAGAAAGATCCATATTGTAGAACTGAAAAGTACCCCTGCGATCCGCAGAAAGACCCTTATTGCAGAACAGAAGCATACCCCTGTGATCCACAGAAAGATCCATATTGTGGAACAGCAGCAGGATACTCTTGTGATCCACAGAAAGACCCTTATTGCAGAGCAGAAGCATACCCCTGTGATCCACAGAAAGATCCATACTGTAGAACTGAAAAGTACCCCTGTGACCCATATAAAGACCCCGACTGCAGATACCAGGTTCAATCATGTGACCCCTATAAAGATCGCAACTGCAGCCCTGATTCATATTATAAGCACTCATCATCAGCGTATGCCTGTGATCCCCGTACTGATGCAAAGTGTAATCAACAACCTTATACTTATGCACAATATGCTGAGTTAGTAAACCAGTATTGTAATCCATATGATCCAAACAATCCACACTGTCAAGTGCTGGTTGCCTATTTAAAACAATCATGTGATCCATATTCAGACCCTAACTGCTttccaagaacaaagaaagaagTGCATTCCACATACTCTGCCTGTGACACTGCAAAGGATCCATACTGCCGCTCCACCTTGGCTGCATATAAGAACCCATATGACTGTGACCCATACTATGATCACAACTGTCAATTGGCATATCACCCTAAAGATGAGCCGGCACCAGATTCTGAATGTGACCCCAGGTATGACCCTTACTGCAGATCTGATAGGTCCGTACATGGTGGTAGAAGTGAATTTAAATGTGATCCCTATCGTGATCCCAACTGTAGACGAAACGTAAAATCCCTTGACCAAGCTATCCCAGATCGTGACTGTGATCCTGAGTATGATCGTAGCTGTCGGAGGCCCCAATCCATGTACAAAGGTAAAACAAAGGAAGGTTACGATTGTGACCTCTATTACCACCCAGATTGTTATCCCGTTCATGAATCTCAGACAGATGATAACTGTGACCCCTATGATCCCAGCTGTCATAGAAATGAAGCACATAATCCTGTACCTGAAAATGACAGAAACTGTGATCCAGAACATGACCCTTATTGTTACAGAAGAAGAGCAACAAACAATTGTGATCCATACACTGATCCCGAATGTTATTCCCGATATCTAGCTAGGGAACAAGAGAGAACACGTTTAGAGAATTGTGATCCATACACTGATTCCGAATGTTACTCCCGATATCTAGCTAGGCAACAAGAGAGATCATCTTCAGAGAACTGTGATCCATACACTGATCCCGAATGTTACTCCCGATATCGAGCTAGGGAACAAGAGAGAACATCTTCAGAAGACTGTGATCCATACACTGATCCCGAGTGTTATTCCCGATATCGAGCTAGGGAACAAGAGAGAACACCTTCAGAGGATTGTGATCCACACACTGATCCTGAATGTTATTCCCGATATCAAGCTAGGGAACAAGACAGAACACCTTCAGAGCCTTGTGATCCATACACTGATCCGGAATGTTATTCCCGATATCGAGCTAGGGAACAAGACAGAACACCTTCAGAGCCTTGTGATCCATACACTGATCCCGAATGTTATTCCCGATATCAAGCTAGGGAACAAGACAGGACACCTTCAGAGGCTTGTGATCCATACACTGATCCGGAATGTTATTCCCGATATCGAGCTAGGGAACAAGAGAGAACACCTTCAGAGGACTGTGATCCACACACTGATCCCGAATGTTATTCCCGATATCGAGCTAGGGAACAAGAGAGAACATCTTCAGAGGACTGTGATCCACACACTGATCCCGAATGTTATTCCCGATATCGAGCTAGGGAACAAGAGAGAACACCTTCAGAGGACTGTGATCCACACACTGATCCTGAGTGTTATTCCCGATATCTAGCTAGGGAACAACGCAGAACACTTTCAGAGGACTGTGATCCGCACACTGATCCCGAATGTTACTCCCGATACCTAGCTAGGGAACAAGAGAGAACACGTTCAGAGAATTGTGATCCACACATTGATCCTGAATGTTATTCCCGATATCGAGCTAGGGAACAACAAAGAACACCTTCAGAGGTTTGTGATCCATACGCTGATCCTGAGTGTTATTCCCGATATCGAGCTAGGGAACAAGAGAGAACGCCTTCAGAGGACTGTGATCCACACACAGATGCTGAGTGTTATTCCCGCTATCTAGCTAGGGAACAACACAGaacactttcagagaactgtgatCCGCACACTGAACCCGAATGTTACTCCCGATACCTAGCTAGGGAACAAGAGAGAACACGTTTAGAGAATTGTGATCCACACACCGATCCCGAATGTTATTCCCGATATCGAGCTAGGGAACAAGAGAGAACACCTTCAGAGGATTGTGATCCATACACTGATCCCGAGTGTTACTCCCGATATCGAGCTAGAGAACAAGAGAGAACACCTTCAGAGAATTGTGATCCGTACACTGATCCAGAATGTTATTCCCGATATCGAGCGAGAGAACAAGAGAGCACAGCTTCAGAGAATTGTGATCCACACACTGATCCCGAATGTTACTCCCGATATCAAGCTGGTGAACGGGAGAGAACACCCTCAGAGAATTGTGATCCATACACTGATCCTGAATGTTATTCCCAATATCGAGCTAGAGAACAagagggtacagcctcagaggATTGTGATCCATACACTAATCCCGAATGTTATTCCCGATATCAAGCTAGGGAACAACAGCGAACAACCTCAGAGAACTGTGATCTGTACACTGATCCTGAGTGTTATTATTCCCAATATCGAGCTAGACAGCAAGAAAGAACAGCAACAGAGAACTGTGATCCTAATGTTGACCCCTACTGTGACAGATCACAATCCCAGATTAATGAGCAAGTGCAGAACAGAGGAGCCACAGAAGATTGTGACCCACGTTATGATTCAAACTGTCAAAAGCAGTTGGAATTTGAGTGTAACCCTGATAATGACCCTaactgtggcaatgaattctccCAGATCAATGAACAAACACATGCAAAAGTATGTGATCCATATGACCCTTACTGCAGTGGAATGTCAACAGACTCTCGTCAGTCAGAACACAGTTGTAACCCTGACTACGATCCAGACTGTCATACTGCTCAATCTCATGATGATGACAAAAAACACAAAGAAGATTGTGACCCATACTATGATTCCGATTGTCGCAATGAAAACGAGGAAATGTATGAGCCAGATTCTGACTGTGACTTTGAATGTCGCATGCAACAATTTGCTGTTACTGATAGAGATGTGGATTTCCGTGATACCAGCCGTTATGAAATAATTTGTGATCCAGACCTTGAATCTCCATGTCCTTATGAAAATGATATTAATGATGTGACAACATCTTATGATCAGTATCACATGTATAACCCTTACAGTGCAGGGTATGAGGAACAATATCAAAGTGATCAAGAGATTCATCATATACCTAAAACTGAAGATGATTCTCAAGGAAATCCCAAAGTGTCTGAAGAGGATAATTAA
- the LOC125458005 gene encoding uncharacterized protein LOC125458005 isoform X2 encodes MDCTKVNVFSLILATVVLTVLFLPVEEQKVTVEPKEATNFLSKLIRSKRHTKKSQQHPDFWNAYQHFIDIGFNEGVHEMDKVYLQYLQDRSRDQSRHAYQAYLQRLREEDCDTTKDPDCQPTVPHKQAAYTQKQCDPHRDPYCRTEAYSCDPQKDPYCRTAAYSCDPHKDPYCRTAAYSCDPQKDPYCRTAAYSCDPQKDPYCRATAYSCNPQKDPYCRAEAYSCDPQKDPYCRATAYSCNPQKDPYCRAEAYSCDPQKDPYCRTEKYPCDPQKDPYCRAEAYSCDPQKDPYCRTEKYPCDPQKDPYCRTEAYPCDPQKDPYCGTAAGYSCDPQKDPYCRAEAYPCDPQKDPYCRTEKYPCDPYKDPDCRYQVQSCDPYKDRNCSPDSYYKHSSSAYACDPRTDAKCNQQPYTYAQYAELVNQYCNPYDPNNPHCQVLVAYLKQSCDPYSDPNCFPRTKKEVHSTYSACDTAKDPYCRSTLAAYKNPYDCDPYYDHNCQLAYHPKDEPAPDSECDPRYDPYCRSDRSVHGGRSEFKCDPYRDPNCRRNVKSLDQAIPDRDCDPEYDRSCRRPQSMYKGKTKEGYDCDLYYHPDCYPVHESQTDDNCDPYDPSCHRNEAHNPVPENDRNCDPEHDPYCYRRRATNNCDPYTDPECYSRYLAREQERTRLENCDPYTDSECYSRYLARQQERSSSENCDPYTDPECYSRYRAREQERTSSEDCDPYTDPECYSRYRAREQERTPSEDCDPHTDPECYSRYQAREQDRTPSEPCDPYTDPECYSRYRAREQDRTPSEPCDPYTDPECYSRYQAREQDRTPSEACDPYTDPECYSRYRAREQERTPSEDCDPHTDPECYSRYRAREQERTSSEDCDPHTDPECYSRYRAREQERTPSEDCDPHTDPECYSRYLAREQRRTLSEDCDPHTDPECYSRYLAREQERTRSENCDPHIDPECYSRYRAREQQRTPSEVCDPYADPECYSRYRAREQERTPSEDCDPHTDAECYSRYLAREQHRTLSENCDPHTEPECYSRYLAREQERTRLENCDPHTDPECYSRYRAREQERTPSEDCDPYTDPECYSRYRAREQERTPSENCDPYTDPECYSRYRAREQESTASENCDPHTDPECYSRYQAGERERTPSENCDPYTDPECYSQYRAREQEGTASEDCDPYTNPECYSRYQAREQQRTTSENCDLYTDPECYYSQYRARQQERTATENCDPNVDPYCDRSQSQINEQVQNRGATEDCDPRYDSNCQKQLEFECNPDNDPNCGNEFSQINEQTHAKVCDPYDPYCSGMSTDSRQSEHSCNPDYDPDCHTAQSHDDDKKHKEDCDPYYDSDCRNENEEMYEPDSDCDFECRMQQFAVTDRDVDFRDTSRYEIICDPDLESPCPYENDINDVTTSYDQYHMYNPYSAGYEEQYQSDQEIHHIPKTEDDSQGNPKVSEEDN; translated from the exons ttgaggaacagaaagttactGTGGAGCCCAAAGAAGCAACAAACTTCTTGAGCAAATTGATACGCTCTAAACGACACACAAAAAAGTCTCAACAACACCCTGATTTCTGGAATGCATACCAGCATTTTATTGATATTGGATTTAATGAAGGA GTGCATGAAATGGACAAGGTTTATCTACAATATCTTCAGGACAGGAGCAGAGATCAGTCCCGTCATGCATATCAAGCATATCTGCAGCGTTTGCGAGAAGAGGACTGTGACACAACAAAAGATCCAGATTGTCAGCCAACTGTTCCCCACAAACAAGCAGCATATACTCAGAAGCAGTGTGACCCACACAGAGACCCATACTGCAGAACTGAAGCATATTCCTGTGATCCACAGAAAGATCCATACTGCAGGACAGCTGCATATTCCTGTGATCCACACAAAGATCCATACTGCAGGACAGCTGCATATTCCTGTGATCCACAGAAAGATCCATACTGCAGGACAGCTGCATATTCCTGTGATCCACAGAAAGATCCATACTGCAGAGCAACTGCATATTCCTGTAATCCACAGAAAGACCCTTATTGCCGAGCAGAAGCATATTCCTGTGATCCACAGAAAGATCCATATTGCAGAGCAACTGCATATTCCTGTAATCCACAAAAAGACCCTTATTGCAGAGCAGAAGCATATTCCTGTGATCCACAAAAAGATCCATATTGTAGAACTGAAAAGTACCCCTGTGATCCGCAGAAAGACCCTTATTGCAGAGCAGAAGCATATTCCTGTGATCCACAGAAAGATCCATATTGTAGAACTGAAAAGTACCCCTGCGATCCGCAGAAAGACCCTTATTGCAGAACAGAAGCATACCCCTGTGATCCACAGAAAGATCCATATTGTGGAACAGCAGCAGGATACTCTTGTGATCCACAGAAAGACCCTTATTGCAGAGCAGAAGCATACCCCTGTGATCCACAGAAAGATCCATACTGTAGAACTGAAAAGTACCCCTGTGACCCATATAAAGACCCCGACTGCAGATACCAGGTTCAATCATGTGACCCCTATAAAGATCGCAACTGCAGCCCTGATTCATATTATAAGCACTCATCATCAGCGTATGCCTGTGATCCCCGTACTGATGCAAAGTGTAATCAACAACCTTATACTTATGCACAATATGCTGAGTTAGTAAACCAGTATTGTAATCCATATGATCCAAACAATCCACACTGTCAAGTGCTGGTTGCCTATTTAAAACAATCATGTGATCCATATTCAGACCCTAACTGCTttccaagaacaaagaaagaagTGCATTCCACATACTCTGCCTGTGACACTGCAAAGGATCCATACTGCCGCTCCACCTTGGCTGCATATAAGAACCCATATGACTGTGACCCATACTATGATCACAACTGTCAATTGGCATATCACCCTAAAGATGAGCCGGCACCAGATTCTGAATGTGACCCCAGGTATGACCCTTACTGCAGATCTGATAGGTCCGTACATGGTGGTAGAAGTGAATTTAAATGTGATCCCTATCGTGATCCCAACTGTAGACGAAACGTAAAATCCCTTGACCAAGCTATCCCAGATCGTGACTGTGATCCTGAGTATGATCGTAGCTGTCGGAGGCCCCAATCCATGTACAAAGGTAAAACAAAGGAAGGTTACGATTGTGACCTCTATTACCACCCAGATTGTTATCCCGTTCATGAATCTCAGACAGATGATAACTGTGACCCCTATGATCCCAGCTGTCATAGAAATGAAGCACATAATCCTGTACCTGAAAATGACAGAAACTGTGATCCAGAACATGACCCTTATTGTTACAGAAGAAGAGCAACAAACAATTGTGATCCATACACTGATCCCGAATGTTATTCCCGATATCTAGCTAGGGAACAAGAGAGAACACGTTTAGAGAATTGTGATCCATACACTGATTCCGAATGTTACTCCCGATATCTAGCTAGGCAACAAGAGAGATCATCTTCAGAGAACTGTGATCCATACACTGATCCCGAATGTTACTCCCGATATCGAGCTAGGGAACAAGAGAGAACATCTTCAGAAGACTGTGATCCATACACTGATCCCGAGTGTTATTCCCGATATCGAGCTAGGGAACAAGAGAGAACACCTTCAGAGGATTGTGATCCACACACTGATCCTGAATGTTATTCCCGATATCAAGCTAGGGAACAAGACAGAACACCTTCAGAGCCTTGTGATCCATACACTGATCCGGAATGTTATTCCCGATATCGAGCTAGGGAACAAGACAGAACACCTTCAGAGCCTTGTGATCCATACACTGATCCCGAATGTTATTCCCGATATCAAGCTAGGGAACAAGACAGGACACCTTCAGAGGCTTGTGATCCATACACTGATCCGGAATGTTATTCCCGATATCGAGCTAGGGAACAAGAGAGAACACCTTCAGAGGACTGTGATCCACACACTGATCCCGAATGTTATTCCCGATATCGAGCTAGGGAACAAGAGAGAACATCTTCAGAGGACTGTGATCCACACACTGATCCCGAATGTTATTCCCGATATCGAGCTAGGGAACAAGAGAGAACACCTTCAGAGGACTGTGATCCACACACTGATCCTGAGTGTTATTCCCGATATCTAGCTAGGGAACAACGCAGAACACTTTCAGAGGACTGTGATCCGCACACTGATCCCGAATGTTACTCCCGATACCTAGCTAGGGAACAAGAGAGAACACGTTCAGAGAATTGTGATCCACACATTGATCCTGAATGTTATTCCCGATATCGAGCTAGGGAACAACAAAGAACACCTTCAGAGGTTTGTGATCCATACGCTGATCCTGAGTGTTATTCCCGATATCGAGCTAGGGAACAAGAGAGAACGCCTTCAGAGGACTGTGATCCACACACAGATGCTGAGTGTTATTCCCGCTATCTAGCTAGGGAACAACACAGaacactttcagagaactgtgatCCGCACACTGAACCCGAATGTTACTCCCGATACCTAGCTAGGGAACAAGAGAGAACACGTTTAGAGAATTGTGATCCACACACCGATCCCGAATGTTATTCCCGATATCGAGCTAGGGAACAAGAGAGAACACCTTCAGAGGATTGTGATCCATACACTGATCCCGAGTGTTACTCCCGATATCGAGCTAGAGAACAAGAGAGAACACCTTCAGAGAATTGTGATCCGTACACTGATCCAGAATGTTATTCCCGATATCGAGCGAGAGAACAAGAGAGCACAGCTTCAGAGAATTGTGATCCACACACTGATCCCGAATGTTACTCCCGATATCAAGCTGGTGAACGGGAGAGAACACCCTCAGAGAATTGTGATCCATACACTGATCCTGAATGTTATTCCCAATATCGAGCTAGAGAACAagagggtacagcctcagaggATTGTGATCCATACACTAATCCCGAATGTTATTCCCGATATCAAGCTAGGGAACAACAGCGAACAACCTCAGAGAACTGTGATCTGTACACTGATCCTGAGTGTTATTATTCCCAATATCGAGCTAGACAGCAAGAAAGAACAGCAACAGAGAACTGTGATCCTAATGTTGACCCCTACTGTGACAGATCACAATCCCAGATTAATGAGCAAGTGCAGAACAGAGGAGCCACAGAAGATTGTGACCCACGTTATGATTCAAACTGTCAAAAGCAGTTGGAATTTGAGTGTAACCCTGATAATGACCCTaactgtggcaatgaattctccCAGATCAATGAACAAACACATGCAAAAGTATGTGATCCATATGACCCTTACTGCAGTGGAATGTCAACAGACTCTCGTCAGTCAGAACACAGTTGTAACCCTGACTACGATCCAGACTGTCATACTGCTCAATCTCATGATGATGACAAAAAACACAAAGAAGATTGTGACCCATACTATGATTCCGATTGTCGCAATGAAAACGAGGAAATGTATGAGCCAGATTCTGACTGTGACTTTGAATGTCGCATGCAACAATTTGCTGTTACTGATAGAGATGTGGATTTCCGTGATACCAGCCGTTATGAAATAATTTGTGATCCAGACCTTGAATCTCCATGTCCTTATGAAAATGATATTAATGATGTGACAACATCTTATGATCAGTATCACATGTATAACCCTTACAGTGCAGGGTATGAGGAACAATATCAAAGTGATCAAGAGATTCATCATATACCTAAAACTGAAGATGATTCTCAAGGAAATCCCAAAGTGTCTGAAGAGGATAATTAA